The Streptomyces sp. M92 nucleotide sequence CCGCTGGGACAGGCGGTCGCCGATCTGCTCGTCACCGCCGCCGGCATGGTGCCCTTCCTGCTGGCCGGGCTGGCCGTGGGCTGGCGGATGGAGGGCAGCGCGCTCGGCGCGGCGGGCGCCGTGGGGCTGTTGCTGCTGTTCCGGTTCGCGACGACGTGGATCGGCGTCTTCCTGGGCCTGCTCACCCGCGACGAGGAGGCCGCCGGCCAACTGGGCGGCGCGACCTTCATCCTGCCGCTGCTGTCCAACGCGTACATTCCGGCCGAGGGCCTGCCGGGCTGGCTGCGCACGGTCGCCGAGTGGAATCCGATCAGCGCCGTGACCACGGCGTTGCGGGACCTGTTCGGCAACGCGCCGGTGCCGGAGGGGGCCGCCTGGCCGGTGGCCCATCCCGTCGCCGGGTCGCTGGCCTGGTGCGCGGTCCTGCTGGCGGTGTTCGTCCCGCTCGCCGTACGCCGCTACGCGCGCGGGGAGGGCTGAGCGGGCCGGTGGGCGTCGTCACCGCCGGGCGGGGACACGGCGGGACGGGCGTGCGGGAGCGGCCGGCGTGGGGACGCCGCGGAAACGCTGACGTACGGAGGAGACGAACGTACGGACGGGCGTGACGAAGAGGAGCCGGACGTACGGGTGGCACCCGCGCCGGGGTCACACCGAGGGGCCGCTGCGTGCCGTGGGGATGACGGGCGTGTGCGCGGCGCCGCGCCGGGACGGTGTGACCGCCGGAGCGCGGGGCCTCAGCTGCCGCCGAACAGCGAACGGCGCAGTCGGCGCAGTGGCGCGAACAGCGAGACCCGGCGCACCCTGGCGCCGCGGTTGCTGCGCTTGTGCGCGGGCTCACGCGCGGTCAGCTCACGCATCAGCGACGTCGCCTCCACCGTCTCCCGCTGCGGGAGGGCAGGCCCTCCGAGCACCGCGAGATGGCGGTCGAGGCGCGAGCTGGTCGCGCTGCTGCCGCAGGTGATCGCAGGGACCCTGGCCCTGCTGCGCACTGTTATCTGATCCATGTCACTCCCCACCCGTACGAGTCCACCCGGCCCGGGCAGGGTAACCCTATCGCCCCGGTACGGCATGCGTGTATCGCGGTCACAGGATTCACCTTCCCCGTAAGGGGGTTGACGATTACTCTCCGAATCCGACAGATTCCAGGGTGAGTTGGGCGACCGGCCTGCTCGTCGGCCGGTCCGAGCCCCCGCCGGGTTCGACGGTCACCGCGAGTGATGTGGCCGACCGGTCCAGGCCGGAGGCGACCAGGGGCGTGTCGTCGTCGGGGAGCCCCAGGGAGCGCGGCTGTGCGCCGGGGCGCACGAGCCAGAGCTGGTGCACGCGGCCACCGGACGGCTCGCCGTATCCGCTCAGGGTGACGACCGCGCGCCCCTCGGATGCGGAAGCCACCACTCCGACACTGCGCCCGCGGTCGTCCTCCCCGCCGGTCGCGCGGGCGTCCGGAGCGGCGAGAACGTGGGCGATCTCACGTGCCCGGTCCCGCGCGGTGTCCAGTTCGCCCCGCGTCCGGTCCGCCTGCACGGCGAAGAGCGCGGCGACCACGAGCGCCGCGGCGGCCGTCACCGTGGCGAAGGGCACCGACAGGGGACGCGGCCGGGGCGGACGGGAACGCTCCGGCGCCGACCCGCCTCCCCGGACGTGGGACGGCGGCCGGCGGACGGGCCCGCGTCCGGGCGCGGGCTCCTGCGCGGTGGTGCGTACGGCGGCCAGGACGCGGTCGCGCAGGGCGGCCGGGGCCGGTACGGCCGTGGACCAGGCCAGCCGGACGGCGTCCTCGGACAACGCCCTGACCTCGGCGGCGCAGCGGTCGCAGGCCTCCAGGTGCCTCTCGAACCGGACCCGTTCGGCGCCTTCCAGGGCGTCCAGGGCGTAGGGGGCGGCGAGCGAGTGGAGGCCGCCGCGGCGCGGCCGCCGGCCGAAGCGGTTCATGCGGCACCCCCCAGGCAGTCGCGCAGGCGGCCCAGTCCGTCTCTCATCCGGGTCTTCACCGTGCCCAGGGGCAGGGAGAGGCGCTCGGCGACCTCCCGGTAGGTGTAGCCGTCGTAGTAGGCGAGGGTGACGGACTGGCGCTGGAGGGCGGTCAGGCGGTCCAGGCAGCGGCGTACCCACTCGCGTTCGAGGCCCGCCTCGACCTCCTCCGCGACCTGGTCGAAGGCGGGGTGGTGGGCGCGCCGGGCCTCGCGCCGCTCGCGTTCGCCGGCCGCGCGGGCGCTGCGCACCCGGTCGACGGCGCGGCGGTGGGCGACGGTGAGGATCCAGGACAGGGCGCTCCCCCGGCGCGGGTCGAACCGCGCGGCGGACCGCCACAGTTCCAGCAGCACCTCCTGCGCCACCTCCTCGGACTGGGCGGGGTCGCGCACCACGCGCCGTACGAGTCCGAACACCGGGCCGGAGACCAGCCCGTACAGGTCCTCGAAGGCCTTCTGGTCGCCGTCCGCCACGAGCGTCAGCAGCTCGTCCGCCTCCACCGGCGTCCCCCTCTCCGCGGGCCGCACCGGCCCGTCGACGTCACCGCCGGGCGCGCGACGGCGCGCCCTCCGGCTGGAGTTACGGATCGGCGGGCCGAAAACGCGGGTCGGCCGCGCACTCGGAGCGGTACGTCCTCGTCCTCGGGACCGGATCGGTGTTCAGGGGACCGCATCGACCCTCGACTGAGCTACTTTTGGGGTGAATACGGGAGAACGACGGGCCCGTTCCCGGAATGTCCGCGCGAGACTTCGAGGGGGCGCCGGTGTCCCAGGAACCCGGCAGTGAGCGCGTGATCGCCGGTCGCTACCGCCTCCTGTCCCCCCTCGGCGAGGGCGGGATGGGCACGGTGTGGCGCGCCCGCGACGAGGTGCTGCACCGCGAGGTCGCCGTCAAGGAGGTGCGGGCCCCGGCCGGGCTGCCGGAGTCCGACGTGCGGCGGATGTACGCCCGGCTGGAGCGGGAGGCGTGGGCCGCCGCCCGGGTGGCCCACCACAACGTGGTCACGGTGTACGACGTGGCCACCGACGGCGGCCGTCCCTGGATCGTGATGGAGCTGGTGCGCGGGCTGTCCCTGGCCGACCGGCTGGAGGCCCAGGGCCCGCTGGAGCCGCACCGCGCGGCGGCCGTCGGGGCCGAGGTGCTGGCCGCGCTGCGGACCGCGCACGCGGCGGGGGTGCTGCACCGGGACGTGAAGCCGGCCAACGTGCTGCTGGCGAACGACGGCCGGGTGGTGCTCACCGACTTCGGGATCGCCATGGTCGAGGGCAGCTCCGCGCTGACCATGACCGGCGAGGTCGTCGGCTCGCCCGAGTTCCTGGCACCCGAACGGGCCCTGGGGCGCACGCCCGGCCCGGAGTCCGACCTCTGGTCACTGGGCGTGCTGCTGTACGCGGCGGTCGAGGGCGCCTCGCCGTTCCGCCAGGACACCCCGCTGAGCACCCTGCGGGCCGTCGTCGACGAGGAGTTGCCGCCGCCGCACCGGGCCGGTCCGCTCACGCCCGTCATCGAGGGCCTGCTGCGCAAGGACCCGGCCGAGCGGCTCCCCGCCGAACGGGCCGAACGGGACCTGCGGACGGTGGCCGCCGGAGGCGCCGTCGGCGGGGCGGGCGACACCCGGACGGGCGCGGTGCCGGCCGGCGCGTACGCCCCGACGGTCGCGGCCTTCCCGGAACCGGGGGCGGCGTCGACCCCCCGGGCGCCCCTGCCTTCGACGACGCCGGACACGGCGGGGACCGCGCCCGCCGGGCCGGGCGGCCGGGACCGGCGGGCGCGGGCCGTGCTGGTCCTGGGGCTGGCCGTGCTGGTGCTGGCACTGGCCGGACTGACGTACGCGCTGCTCGACCGGTCCGGCGGCGGTGGCGGAACCGAGGGGTCGGGCGGGAGCCCGGGACCGGGGGCGAGCACGCTCGCGCCGAGCCCGGCCGAGAGCGGTACGGAGCCGACTGCGCCGGCCTCCTCCGCGAGTCACAGCCGGCGCAGCAGTCCGCCGCCCCAGTCGGTGCGGGTGTCCGTGGCCGGCGCGCACACCGAGTACGAGGGGAGCTGTCCGCCGCCGCACGACCGGGCGCCCGCCTTCACGGCGACGTTCACGGTGGAGCGGCTGCCCGCACAGGTGGGCTACCGCTGGGTGACCGAGGACGGGTCGGTCTCCGATCCCGGCTGGCGGACGCTGTCGTTCCCGGCGGGCGGTGAACGCTCGCGGCAGGACACGGTCGTCGTGACGACGGACGGGGCGAGCGGCGCGTTCGAGGGCGCGGTCCGGGTGGAGGTGCGGGAACCGGTGGAGGCGACGTCGAACGCGGTGGCGTTCTCCGTGACGTGCGCGGCGGAGACGGAGCCCGGGACGGAGACCCCGACGGGCGGGGCCTCCCCCTCTTCCTCTTCCTCCTCTTCTCCGTCTGCTTCCGCTCGGGGCGGCCCGTGAGGGGCCGCCGGATCAGGCGGCGCCGTTGAGGACCGGCAGGTAGCCGCCGGACTGACCGGCCGCGGTCGGGTGGTAGGACTCGCCGATGTTGAGCCAGTTCACGCTGTGCAGCCAGGAGCTGCCGGAGCAGATCTCGTGGCCGGTGAAGGTGGGCCGTACGTCGCCGAAGGTGAAGCCGTGGTCGGCGGCACGCTTGGCGATCGCGGTGTTGAGGTGGTCCGCGGCGTCGTTGATCGCCTTCCGCTTGGTCTCGGAGAGGCCGATGCAGGAGGTGCCGAGCCGGTAGAAGCGCGGGTAGCCGATGACGACCACGTGGGCGTTGGGGGCCCGGTCGCGGATCGCGGAGTAGACGTTGTCGAGGTTGCCGGGGAGCGTCGAGTCGACGTACGCCTTCGCGGTGGCGATCCGGGACAGGCAGGAGCTGTCGGACTGGAGGACGCAGGCCGTCATGACGTCACCGAAGCCGGCGTCGTTGCCGCCGACGCTGATCGAGACCAGGCCGGTGGTGGTGCTGAGCGGGCCGAGCTGTCCGGCGAGGACATCACCCGTTCGGGCGCCGGAGCAGGCGGTGAAGTCGAAGCTGGAGGGTGTGTTGGCGGCCGCCCAGAGGTAGGGGTGGGCCTTGGTGCTGCGCTTGCAGTCGCCGCTGGAGCCGATGTAGCTGCCCGCTCCCACACCGGAGGCGTAGGAGTCGCCGAGCGCCACATAGCCCTCGGCGGCGGCGTGTTGGGCGGCCTCGGCGGTCGCGGCCCCGGTGAGGGCGGTACCGGCGGCGAGGAGGAGTGAACTCAGGATGCCGACAAGTCGGGAACGTCTCATGGAACCTCCTTTAGCAGGGTCTCTGCCGTCAACCGTGGTAGCAGCTACGCGTGTTGACAGGAAGTGTCCATGCCAAAAAATGGCTGACGGTCGTTCAAAATCGGACGAGAACCGGCGGGAACACCAGTGCCGTCTTGACGGCCTCCCGAGAGCTGGGTCACATTGAGGCCCGGCATCTTGGGCTTCGGGGGGCAAAGCGGAACGGTCAGGGAGACCCGGGCCGCGGGAAAACGCCCCGCAAGAAGAACGGATGACGGCAAACCAACAAAAACGTGAGACCTGGTTCCAGGTCTTGCCATACGGGTTCAATCGTCAATACCGTCATACATCTCCCGCGTCGGTACGTCGGCAAGCGGCTCAGGGGAGGGCTCGAGGCCGCGGCGGACCGGGGCGGGACGCGCGGTAGGGGGGTGCCGTGCTCGGTGACCGCACCGGTGACCGGGCCGTGCCGCGCGGTCGGCCGTCGTTTTTCTCGCGGCGCCGACAGGCTTTGCCAGCTCACCTGGCACGCACGGAGATCCGTCCCGTCGCGCCGTGGGTGAGAACCCCCCTTTCGAACCGGATACAGAGCCGGACCGCCCCTGGGGCGGGCGGTCCGCCGGACGAGAGGGACCAGACTCATGAGCTCAGTTCTGCAGCCGGCGTCGACGGGCAACGACCCGTCGTCCGACCCGTCTCCCGCCGAGAAGTACCGGCCCGTCTCCTCGCACCTGGCGATAGCGCCGCCGGTGAGCGTCGTGATACCCGCGATGAACGAGGCGGAGAACCTTCCCTACGTCTTCAAGACGCTGCCCGACTGGATCCACGAGGTGGTCCTCGTGGACGGCAACTCCACCGACGACACCGTGCGGGTCGCCCGGGAGCTGTGGCCGGACGTCAAGGTGGTCGAGCAGCGCGGCAAGGGCAAGGGGGACGCGCTGATCACCGGCTTCGAGGCGTGCACCGGCGACATCATCGTGATGGTCGACGCCGACGGCTCGGCCGACGGCCAGGAGATCGTGTCGTACGTCTCCGCGCTGGTCTCCGGCGCCGACTTCGCCAAGGGCTCCCGCTTCGCCAACGGTGGCGGCACCGACGACATGACCTTCATCCGCAAGCTCGGCAACCGCGCCCTGTGCGCGGTCGTCAACCGGAAGTTCGGCGCCCGCTACACCGACCTCTGCTACGGCTACAACGCGTTCTGGCGGCACTGCCTGGACAAGATCGACCTCGACTGCACCGGCTTCGAGGTGGAGACCCTGATGAACATCCGGGTCGTCAAGGCGGGGCTCAAGGTGCAGGAGATACCCAGCCACGAGTACCTGCGCATCCACGGCGTCAGCAACCTGCGCGCCGTGCGGGACGGGCTGCGGGTGCTCAGGGTGATCCTCGACGAGCGGTCCAACCGGCGTGCGCTGCGCGGCCGTACGCACGCGCCGACGCTCGCCTCGGCCGGTCCCGCCACCCCCGCGGCCCCCGTCGCCCCGGTCGTCCCGGTCCGGAGGAAGGCGTCTTGAGTGGTACCGACGCCCCTCTCACGATCTCCGTCGTGATCTGCGTCTACACCGAGGACCGCTGGGAGGACATCCTCGCGGCGGTCTCCTCGGTGCGGGCGCAGTCCCACCCGGCGCTCGAGACGCTGCTGGTCGTCGACCACAACGAGACGCTGCGGGAACGGCTGCTGAAGGAGTACGGGGAGAGCCCGGACGGGCAGGACGTGCGGGTGCTCGCCAACGCGGGCCCCCGCGGGCTGTCCGCCGGCCGCAACACCGGGATCGCCGCCTCGCGCGGCGAGGTGATCGCCTTCCTCGACGACGACGCCGTGGCCGAACGGGACTGGCTGCGGCATTTCGCCGAGGGATACGCCGATCCGGCGGTGGTCGCCGTCGGCGGGCGCACGGTGCCGGTCTGGGCGTCGGGGCGCCGGCCGGTCTGGTTCCCGGAGGAGTTCGACTGGGTGGTGGGCTGCACGTACCGGGGGCTGCCGCCCGGCCGGGTCCGGGTGCGCAACGTGCTCGGCGGCAACGCCTCCTTCCGACGGGAGGCGTTCGACGCGGCGGGCGGCTTCGCCACCGGCATCGGACGCGACGGCGACAAACGCCCGCTGGGCTGCGAGGAGACCGAGCTGTGCATCCGGCTCACCCGCGCCCGTCCCGACGCCGTGCTGCTGATCGACGACCGCGCGGTGATCCACCACCGGGTGCCCGAGGTCCGCGAGCACTTCGCCTACTTCCGCACCCGCGCCTACGCCGAGGGTCTGTCCAAGGCCCTGGTGGCCCGCAGTGTCGGCGCGGACAAGGGCCTGGAGTCCGAACGCCGGTACGCCACCCGGGTGCTGCCCGCCGGTGTGGTGCGCGGGCTGCGCGACGCCGTGCTGGCCCGGCCGGGCGGCGCGGGCCGGGCGGGCGCGATCGTCGCCGGGGTGCTCACCGCGGCGGGCGGCTACGCGGTGGGGAGCGTACGGGCGCGGCGGGGCGGGGTCGCCTTCTCCGTGGCGCCGGTCGGGCCGGCCGAGGGGGCCGCGCGTGGCTGAGACGTACGGGACGGACGCGCGGGTGCCGGTCCTGATGTACCACGCGGTCGCGGACGACCCGGACGAGGCGACCCGCGCCCTGTCGGTGACCCCGCGGGCGTTCGCCGAGCAGATGGCGGCGATCGCCGACCGGGGCCTCACCCCGGTCGGCACGGCGGAGCTGGCCGCCGCCTGGCGCCTGGGAGGTCCGCTGCCGAAGCGGCCGGTCCTCATCACCTTCGACGACGGCTACGAGGGCGTGCACCGGCACGCCCTGCCCGCCCTCGCCGAGCACGGCTTCCCGGCCACGCTGTTCGTCTCCACCGGCTGGCTGCGCGGTCCGTACGACACCGGGGGCGCCCTGGACACCATGCTCGACTGGGGCCAGGTACGTGAACTGGCCGCCGCCGGCGTGGAGATCGGCGGGCACAGCCACACCCACCCGCAGCTCGACCAGCTCGACGAGGAACGGCTGCGCTTCGAGCTGATCCACTGCAAGGAGATCGTCGCCGACCAGCTGGGCACCGTGCCCGCCTCCTTCGCCTACCCGTACGGCTACTCCGACCGCCGGGTGCGGCGGGCGGTGCGCGAGACGGGGTACGCGCAGGCGCTCGCCGTCGGCAACGGCCTGGCGCGCCGGGCGCAGGGGCCGTACGCCCTGCGCCGGGTCACCGTGCGCCGCTCGACGGGGACGGAGGAGTTCGCCCGGCTGCTCGACGGCCGCGCGATCGCCCGCACGTTCGCGCGGGACCGGGCCCTGACCAAGGGGTACGCCGTACTCCGCCGGGCGCGGCGGGTGCAGGGGCGGCTGCGCGAGCGGATGCCGGGGGCCGGCGCCTGAACCGCCGGCCGACCGGCCCTCGCGCACCGCACCCGTGCCGGGTGCGCCCGGGAAACCGGGTGCACGCGGCGGCCGGGTGCGCCCGGGAAACCGGGTGCACGCGGCGGCCGGGTGCCGGATCATGGCGGCATGTCCGTGAACCCGCACGACGCCCTGCCGATCCGGCTCAACGTCGACGACAGCGACTCCCCGTCCGATGTCGTCGACGCGCTGTTCCTCGGCCGTTTCGCGACGGGCGAGCAGCCCTTCGCGCACGCGGCGAACATCGACCGCGTGCGGTCCGGGGCGACCCTGCTGCCGCCCGGCGCGCGCGTGCTGCGGACCGCCCGCGACGACGACCGCAGCGCGATCCTGGCCGAGGGCGACGGCTGGACGCTGCTGGTCTCGCGCTGGAACCGGGGCGCCGACGTCACGGTGACGGCGACCTCCGCCGGCCTGGCCGAGCAGGTACTCGCCGACGCGACCGACGGCGCGGCGGACGAACCCGAGCCCCAGCCGGAGAACGTGACGATGGGCTTCTGGTACGTCTCCCCGCGCCGCGGCCCGCACCGCACCACCCGGCAGATCTCCGCGGGCACCTGGGAGGAGGTCCGGGCCAACTACACGGCGCCGGTCGCGGACGCGATGGACGGCCTGATGAAGACGACGCCCGAGGACATCGCGGGCCGCCTGCTGCTCCTGCACGGGCCGCCGGGCACCGGCAAGACCTCGGCGCTGCGCACCCTCGCCCGCTCCTGGCGGGACTGGTGCCAGGTCGACTGCGTCCTGGACCCGGAGCGGCTCTTCTCCGACGTCGGCTACCTGATGGACATCGCGATCGGCGAGGACGACTCGTCCGGCAAGGGCCGCTGGCGGCTGCTGCTGCTGGAGGACTGCGACGAGCTGATCCGCGGCGAGGCCAGGCACACCGCCGGGCAGGCCCTCTCCCGGCTGCTGAACCTGACGGACGGACTCCTGGGCCAGGGCCGCAACGTCCTGGTCGGCGTCACGACCAACGAGGACCTGGAACGCCTGCACCCCGCCGTCGTCCGTCCCGGCCGCTGCCTGGCCCGCATCGAGGTCGGACCGCTGACCCGACGGGAGGCGGTGAACTGGCTCGGCACCGAGGAGGGGATCGGCCGCGAGGGCGCCACGCTGGCGGAGCTGTACGCGCTGCGCCGGGGCACCTCACCGACGACGCTGCCGGAACCGCGGGACGGCGCGGAGGCCGGGCTCTACCTGTAGCTGCCTCGATCCGGTAGCTGCTTTGATGGGGATATGCCCCTGTTCGTCGGCACGTCGGGCTGGCAGTACCGGGACTGGCGGGACGTGCTCTACCCGCCCGGTCTGCCCGTACGGCTGTGGCTGGAGCGGTACGCGGCGGCCTTCGCCACGGTCGAGATCAACAACGCCTTCTACCGGCTGCCGTCCCGGGAGACGTTCGAGGCGTGGCGGGACCGGCTGCCGGCGGACTTCACGGTCGCGGTCAAGGCCAGCCGCTACCTCACCCACATCAAGCGCCTGCGGGAACCCGAGGAGCCCGTCGACCGCCTGATGACCCACGCGGCGGGCCTCGGCGACCGCCTCGGTCCGGTCCTGCTGCAACTGCCCCCGACCCTGCGGGCCGACCCGGCCCTCCTGGACACCTGCCTGGCCTGCTTCCCGCCCGGCACGCGGGTCGCGGTGGAACCCCGGCACGAGTCCTGGTGGACGCCCGAGGTCCGGGAGGTCCTGCTCTCCCGGGGCGCGGCCCTGTGCTGGGCGGACGTCCTGTCCCGCCCGGTGACCCCGCTGTGGCGCACCACCGACTGGGGCTACGTCCGCTTCCACCAGGGCCGGGCGGCGGCCTGGCCGCGCTACGGCCGCCGGTCACTGGCGACCTGGGTACGGCGTATCGGGGACACCTGGCCCCGGCAGGACGTCTACGCGTACTTCAACAACGACCCGAACGGTGCGGCGATCCGGGACGCACAGCTCTTCGCGAGACTGGCCCGCGCGTCAAACCTGACGGTCACCCGAACGCCCTGAGGGGCACGGGGCTGAGACATGTGCGGCTCCGCCGCGTGCGCGCGACCAGCCCCAACGCACCCACAGCCGGCGACCGGCCGAAACCACAACGGCGCTCACCCCCGATAGACCGCCCGCACCGCGTCCCGCACCGCGGCCACCGCGTCCTCCTCCCCCGCCCCGAGCCGCCGAGCCCGCTCGGCATACCCCTGGGCCGCGGAGGCCAGCTCCCGCTCCGCCGCCGCCCCCGCGGCAGCGACGAACGTCCCGTTGCGCCCCCGCGTCTCGATCACCCCGTCCCCTTCCAGCGCCCGGTACGCCTTGGCGACCGTGTTCGCGGCGAGCCCGAGGGACTCGGCCAGGCCGCGCACGGTCGGCAGCCGGTAGCCGACCGGCAGCGCCCCCGACCGCGCCTGTTCGGAGATCTGCGCCCGCACCTGCTCGTAGGGCGGGGTGCCGTCATCGATGTGGATCTGCAAGGTCACCCGGCGATTGTCCCGTACCCCCGGGGGCCCGGAAAATGGGAGGCACCCGGCGGCCCTCCCGCCGTAGCGTGCGCCCACATGACCGTACTCGTACGCGACCTGCGTCCCGACGATCCGGCCGACGTCGCCGCCTTCGCGCATGTCCGGCACCTCGCCCTGCCGTACCTCCTGTGGACGCCCGAGGCCGTCGTCCACCATCTCGTCCGCGCCCGCCCGCAGACCCGGAGCCGGTCCCTCGTCGTGGAGGAGGACGGGGAGACGATCGGCACGGCGCAGCTCGGGCTGGTCCACGACAGTCCGGAGCCGGGTCAGGCGTACCTCAACGTCTACGTCCGTCCGGACAGGGTCCGCCGCGGTGCCGGCGGGCTGCTGGTGCGCACGTCCGAGGAGTACCTCGGCACGGAGGGGGCGACGAAGCTGTTCGCGTGGGTGCTGGACGAGCCCGCGAACCTCGCCTTCGCCCAACGGCACGGCTACCAGGGGCGACGCGCCGCCCACTTCCTCCGGCTGGACCTGGCCAACGCCGCCCTGCCGGACCCACCGGCCGCACCACCCGGCGTCGAACTCGGCACCGCCGCCGACTTCGCCGACGATCCCCGCCCCTTGTTCGAACTGGACGCGGAGCTGGTGGCGGACGAACCGAGCGACGTCGCCGTCGAGTTCACGGACTACGAAGCGTGGCTCGCGGAGACCTGGCGGCACCCGCTGCTGAACCGCGAGCTGACCACGGTCGCGGTCGTCGACGGCCGCCCCGCCGCCTTCAGCGTGGCCCACACGGACGGCGGCACCCGCTATTCGACCGCCATGACCGGCACGGTCCGGGCGCACCGCGGCCGGGGCCTGGCCAAGCTCACCAAGACCGACTCGCTGCGCCGCGCCCGCGCCGCCGGGTACACGGAGGCGTTCACCGGCAACGACACGGACAACGGCCCGATGCTCGCCGTCAACAAGTGGCTCGGGTACGAGGTCTGCGGGACGGAGGTGCGCCATGTCCGCGAACTCGGCTGAGGCAGTGGCGGAGGTGGACGTCGTCCTGGTCAAGGCGGGCCGTACGAAGATCCGGTACACGGGCGTGCTGCTGCACGACGACGGCACCCGTCTCGCCGTCCGCTGCCCCTGGGCCGGTGCGGGCGTCCGCGACTTCGGCTTCGTGCGCTTCGAGGCCGGCGACGTCTTCACCGAACACTACTGGCGTGACCGGTGGTACTCGGTGAAGGAGGTCCGGACGGCGGCCGGGGCGCTGAAGGGCTGGTACTGCGACATCGCCCGCCCCGCCGTGTTCGACGGCATCGAGCTGGTCGTCGAGGACCTCGACCTCGACCTGTGGCGCTCCGCGGACGGCACGGACGTACGGCGCCTCGACGAGGACGAGTTCGCCCGGAGCGGCCTGCTGGAGCGCGACCCCGAGTCCGCCGCCGCCGCCGTGGCCGCACTGGACGAACTGGAGCGGCTGGCCCGCGGGGAGGACTTCACCGACCTGCTGGCGTGACCTCTGTCGGCTCACCCGGGTGTCACCACCACCGCGTACCGCTCGTCCGCCACCGCCCTGCCCCA carries:
- a CDS encoding DUF72 domain-containing protein: MPLFVGTSGWQYRDWRDVLYPPGLPVRLWLERYAAAFATVEINNAFYRLPSRETFEAWRDRLPADFTVAVKASRYLTHIKRLREPEEPVDRLMTHAAGLGDRLGPVLLQLPPTLRADPALLDTCLACFPPGTRVAVEPRHESWWTPEVREVLLSRGAALCWADVLSRPVTPLWRTTDWGYVRFHQGRAAAWPRYGRRSLATWVRRIGDTWPRQDVYAYFNNDPNGAAIRDAQLFARLARASNLTVTRTP
- a CDS encoding GntR family transcriptional regulator, with the protein product MTLQIHIDDGTPPYEQVRAQISEQARSGALPVGYRLPTVRGLAESLGLAANTVAKAYRALEGDGVIETRGRNGTFVAAAGAAAERELASAAQGYAERARRLGAGEEDAVAAVRDAVRAVYRG
- a CDS encoding GNAT family N-acetyltransferase, producing MTVLVRDLRPDDPADVAAFAHVRHLALPYLLWTPEAVVHHLVRARPQTRSRSLVVEEDGETIGTAQLGLVHDSPEPGQAYLNVYVRPDRVRRGAGGLLVRTSEEYLGTEGATKLFAWVLDEPANLAFAQRHGYQGRRAAHFLRLDLANAALPDPPAAPPGVELGTAADFADDPRPLFELDAELVADEPSDVAVEFTDYEAWLAETWRHPLLNRELTTVAVVDGRPAAFSVAHTDGGTRYSTAMTGTVRAHRGRGLAKLTKTDSLRRARAAGYTEAFTGNDTDNGPMLAVNKWLGYEVCGTEVRHVRELG
- a CDS encoding DUF402 domain-containing protein; this encodes MSANSAEAVAEVDVVLVKAGRTKIRYTGVLLHDDGTRLAVRCPWAGAGVRDFGFVRFEAGDVFTEHYWRDRWYSVKEVRTAAGALKGWYCDIARPAVFDGIELVVEDLDLDLWRSADGTDVRRLDEDEFARSGLLERDPESAAAAVAALDELERLARGEDFTDLLA